One genomic window of Actinoplanes lobatus includes the following:
- a CDS encoding helix-turn-helix transcriptional regulator has translation MPEPRFLLLSDVATELNVSDSQVYHMVRSGELPAIKIGGRGQWRVERSQLEKYIQERYADTAAWVRDNPLADREAE, from the coding sequence GTGCCGGAGCCCCGCTTCCTGCTGCTGTCCGACGTGGCCACCGAACTGAACGTCTCGGACTCGCAGGTCTATCACATGGTCCGCAGCGGCGAGCTGCCCGCGATCAAGATCGGTGGGCGCGGTCAGTGGCGCGTCGAGCGCTCCCAGCTGGAGAAATACATCCAGGAGAGGTACGCGGACACCGCCGCGTGGGTGCGCGACAACCCCCTGGCCGACCGCGAGGCGGAATGA
- the secA gene encoding preprotein translocase subunit SecA — MSILEKILRAGEGRMVRRLKAIAEAVNSIEDDYVDLTDDELRECTQQFQERCQEGESLDSLLPEAFAVAREGAKRVLGQRAYDVQLMGGAALHFGNIPEMKTGEGKTLTGVFPAYLNALSGKGVHIITVNDYLAQRDAEWVGRVHVFLGLTVGVILPNRPSAEHRAAYECDITYGTNNEFGFDYLRDNMAWAKTELVQRGHNFAIVDEVDSILIDEARTPLIISGPAEHSARWYGEFAQIVARLQAGKDGEGDYEVDHAKRTIAITERGVAKVEDRIGIDNLYESVNTPLVGYLNNAIKAKELYKRDKDYIVSPEGEVLIVDEFTGRILHGRRYNEGMHQAIEAKEGVEVKQENQTLATVTLQNYFRLYEKLGGMTGTAQTEAGEFNSVYKVGVVSIPTHRPMIRIDHPDVIYKTEKAKFNAVIEDIAERHATGQPVLVGTVSVENSEILSQLLRRKGIPHSVLNAKFHAQEATIIAQAGRKGAVTVATNMAGRGTDILLGGNPDFTAAAELHQRGLDPVENPEEYAKALEEVLPIVKEATEREAAEVQAAGGLYVLGTERHDSRRIDNQLRGRSGRQGDPGESRFYLSLQDDLMKRFRAGAVEAVMERFNIPEDVPIESKMVSKQIRNAQTQIEAQNAEIRKNVLKYDEVMNKQRQVIYAERKRVLDGEDMHEQVTHMIDDVIADIVTVATADGYAEDWDLDQLWTNLKRLYPVTVTIDDIVEESGGEKGTIDQEFLAEQLKQDARGAYRSREEELGAEALRELERQVLLAVIDRKWREHLYEMDYLQEGISLRAYAQRDPVVEYQREGFDMFNQMMEGIKEEAVGFVFNLEVQVEEQPTITVDPSQAYELPQVGEEPEGDGGSERVEVHAKGLGGSNRPQNLQYTAPAIDGEAGAGRPVIQQQSAPVQIGPGGSPVPASPAHTGAGSPSRSSASQSESNGPSRNAPCYCGSGKKYKRCHGGPGAA, encoded by the coding sequence GTGTCGATATTGGAAAAGATTCTTCGCGCCGGCGAAGGCCGCATGGTGCGACGGCTCAAGGCGATCGCGGAAGCGGTCAACTCGATCGAGGACGACTATGTCGACCTGACCGACGACGAGTTGCGCGAATGCACCCAGCAGTTCCAGGAGCGCTGTCAGGAGGGCGAGTCGCTCGACTCGCTGCTCCCCGAGGCCTTCGCGGTGGCCCGGGAGGGCGCCAAACGGGTGCTCGGCCAGCGGGCTTACGACGTCCAGCTGATGGGTGGCGCCGCGCTGCACTTCGGCAACATCCCGGAGATGAAGACCGGTGAGGGCAAGACCCTGACCGGCGTGTTCCCGGCCTACCTCAACGCGTTGAGCGGCAAGGGCGTGCACATCATCACGGTCAACGACTACCTCGCTCAGCGTGACGCCGAGTGGGTCGGCCGGGTGCACGTGTTCCTCGGCCTGACCGTCGGCGTCATCCTGCCGAACCGTCCGTCCGCCGAGCACCGCGCCGCCTACGAGTGCGACATCACGTACGGCACCAACAACGAGTTCGGCTTCGACTACCTGCGCGACAACATGGCGTGGGCGAAGACCGAGCTGGTGCAGCGCGGGCACAACTTCGCGATCGTCGACGAGGTCGACTCCATCCTGATCGACGAGGCCCGGACCCCGCTGATCATCTCCGGCCCGGCCGAGCACTCCGCCCGGTGGTACGGCGAGTTCGCCCAGATCGTCGCCCGGCTCCAGGCGGGCAAGGACGGCGAGGGCGACTACGAGGTCGACCACGCCAAGCGCACCATCGCGATCACCGAGCGCGGCGTCGCCAAGGTCGAGGACCGGATCGGCATCGACAACCTGTACGAGTCGGTGAACACTCCGCTGGTCGGCTACCTGAACAACGCCATCAAGGCCAAGGAGCTGTACAAGCGCGACAAGGACTACATCGTCAGCCCCGAGGGCGAGGTCCTGATCGTCGACGAGTTCACCGGCCGCATCCTGCACGGCCGCCGCTACAACGAGGGCATGCACCAGGCCATCGAGGCGAAGGAGGGGGTGGAGGTCAAGCAGGAGAACCAGACCCTGGCGACCGTCACCCTCCAGAACTACTTCCGCCTGTACGAGAAGCTCGGCGGCATGACCGGTACCGCGCAGACCGAGGCCGGCGAGTTCAACAGCGTCTACAAGGTCGGCGTCGTCAGCATCCCGACGCACCGCCCGATGATCCGGATCGACCACCCGGACGTCATCTACAAGACCGAGAAGGCCAAGTTCAACGCGGTCATCGAGGACATCGCCGAGCGGCACGCCACCGGCCAGCCGGTCCTCGTCGGCACCGTGTCGGTGGAGAACTCGGAGATCCTCTCCCAGCTGCTGCGCCGCAAGGGCATCCCGCACAGCGTGCTGAACGCGAAGTTCCACGCCCAGGAGGCGACGATCATCGCCCAGGCCGGCCGGAAGGGCGCGGTCACCGTGGCGACCAACATGGCCGGTCGTGGCACCGACATCCTGCTCGGCGGCAACCCGGACTTCACCGCCGCGGCCGAGCTGCACCAGCGCGGCCTCGACCCGGTGGAGAACCCGGAGGAGTACGCGAAGGCCCTCGAAGAGGTGCTCCCGATCGTCAAGGAGGCCACCGAGCGGGAGGCCGCCGAGGTGCAGGCCGCCGGCGGGCTCTACGTGCTCGGCACCGAGCGCCACGACTCCCGCCGCATCGACAACCAGCTCCGCGGCCGGTCCGGCCGGCAGGGCGACCCGGGTGAGTCCCGGTTCTACCTGTCCCTCCAGGACGACCTGATGAAGCGGTTCCGGGCCGGCGCCGTCGAGGCCGTCATGGAGCGGTTCAACATCCCCGAGGACGTTCCCATCGAGTCGAAGATGGTGAGCAAGCAGATCCGCAACGCGCAGACCCAGATCGAGGCGCAGAACGCGGAGATCCGCAAGAACGTCCTCAAGTACGACGAGGTGATGAACAAGCAGCGGCAGGTCATCTACGCCGAGCGCAAGCGCGTGCTCGACGGCGAGGACATGCACGAGCAGGTCACCCACATGATCGACGACGTGATCGCCGACATCGTCACGGTGGCCACCGCCGACGGCTACGCCGAGGACTGGGACCTGGACCAGCTCTGGACCAACCTCAAGCGGCTCTACCCGGTCACCGTCACCATCGACGACATCGTCGAGGAGTCCGGCGGCGAGAAGGGCACGATCGACCAGGAGTTCCTGGCCGAACAGCTCAAGCAGGACGCGCGGGGTGCCTACCGTTCCCGCGAGGAGGAGCTCGGCGCCGAGGCGCTGCGTGAGCTGGAGCGCCAGGTGCTGCTCGCGGTCATCGACCGGAAGTGGCGTGAGCACCTCTACGAGATGGACTACCTCCAGGAGGGCATCAGCCTGCGGGCCTACGCCCAGCGCGACCCCGTGGTGGAGTACCAGCGCGAGGGCTTCGACATGTTCAACCAGATGATGGAGGGCATCAAGGAGGAGGCGGTCGGCTTCGTCTTCAACCTGGAGGTCCAGGTCGAGGAGCAGCCCACCATCACCGTCGACCCGAGCCAGGCCTACGAGCTGCCCCAGGTCGGCGAGGAGCCGGAGGGCGACGGCGGTTCCGAGCGGGTCGAGGTGCACGCCAAGGGTCTCGGCGGCTCCAACCGCCCGCAGAACCTCCAGTACACCGCACCGGCCATCGACGGTGAGGCGGGCGCCGGCCGCCCGGTGATCCAGCAGCAGTCGGCGCCGGTCCAGATCGGCCCCGGCGGGTCGCCCGTCCCGGCCAGCCCGGCGCACACCGGCGCCGGCTCGCCGAGCCGGTCCTCGGCCTCCCAGTCGGAGTCGAACGGTCCTTCGCGCAACGCCCCCTGCTACTGCGGCTCGGGCAAGAAGTACAAGCGCTGCCACGGCGGGCCCGGCGCGGCCTGA
- the prfB gene encoding peptide chain release factor 2 gives MTAADFPEQLKALDATLRNIENVLDVDKLRRDKADLEEQASAPDLWDDQARAQEVNSRLSYISGELSKLERLRSRLDDAGVLLELAEAEGDADSIAEVGAEVATLSKAIEEMEVRTLLSGEYDAREAVVAIRAGAGGVDAADFAEMLMRMYLRWAERHGYPTEVYDTSYAEEAGLKSATFAVKVPYAYGTLGVESGTHRLVRISPFDNQGRRQTSFASVEVMPVVEQTEFVDIPENEIRVDVYRSSGPGGQSVNTTDSAVRLTHIPTGIVASCQNEKSQLQNKAAAMRVLQARLLERKRQEEDAKMAGLKLDTTGSWGDQMRSYVLHPYQMVKDLRTEFETGNPSSVFDGEVDGFIEAGIRWRKQNQVAS, from the coding sequence GTGACCGCTGCCGACTTTCCCGAGCAACTGAAGGCCCTCGACGCGACCCTGCGCAACATCGAGAACGTCCTGGACGTCGACAAGTTGCGCCGGGACAAGGCGGACCTTGAGGAGCAGGCCTCCGCGCCGGACCTCTGGGACGACCAGGCCCGTGCTCAGGAGGTGAACAGCCGTCTGTCGTACATCTCGGGCGAGCTCTCCAAGCTGGAACGCCTGCGTTCCCGTCTCGACGACGCCGGCGTGCTGCTGGAGCTGGCCGAGGCCGAGGGCGACGCCGACTCGATCGCCGAGGTGGGTGCCGAGGTCGCCACCCTCAGCAAGGCGATCGAGGAGATGGAGGTCCGCACTCTCCTCTCCGGTGAGTACGACGCCCGTGAGGCCGTGGTGGCGATCCGGGCCGGCGCCGGCGGTGTGGACGCGGCCGACTTCGCCGAGATGCTGATGCGGATGTACCTGCGCTGGGCGGAACGGCACGGCTACCCCACCGAGGTCTACGACACGTCGTACGCCGAGGAGGCCGGCCTCAAGTCGGCCACCTTCGCCGTCAAGGTGCCGTACGCCTACGGCACGCTGGGTGTCGAGTCCGGCACCCACCGCCTGGTGCGGATCAGCCCGTTCGACAACCAGGGCCGCCGGCAGACCAGCTTCGCCAGCGTCGAGGTGATGCCGGTGGTCGAGCAGACCGAGTTCGTCGACATTCCGGAGAACGAGATCCGGGTCGACGTGTACCGGTCCTCCGGTCCCGGCGGGCAGAGCGTCAACACGACCGACTCGGCGGTCCGGCTGACCCATATCCCCACCGGCATCGTCGCCTCCTGTCAGAACGAGAAGTCGCAGCTGCAGAACAAGGCGGCCGCGATGCGTGTTCTCCAGGCCCGGCTGCTGGAGCGGAAGCGCCAGGAGGAGGACGCCAAGATGGCCGGTCTGAAGCTGGACACCACCGGATCATGGGGCGACCAGATGCGTTCGTACGTTCTGCACCCGTACCAGATGGTGAAAGATCTGCGCACCGAGTTCGAGACCGGCAACCCTTCGTCGGTCTTCGACGGCGAAGTGGACGGCTTCATCGAGGCGGGCATCCGTTGGCGGAAGCAGAACCAGGTCGCCTCATAG
- a CDS encoding Rv3235 family protein has protein sequence MRSTVEMAPTIRLRPVPRSDPPFDDESAPQVWAPSRQPALEWPGNAQRAPLGPPPEAPAVAGASGDARLAARRFVHLCVEVLNGFRPAAHLRRMALPAEAADVVAKGLAGARRAAELRRAGRPRTRPPRRHAPVAVLRLRLCEPRPGVVEAAVTLATGERTWAMAFRLELHQQTWAATALLII, from the coding sequence ATGCGATCGACGGTCGAGATGGCGCCCACGATTCGGCTGCGCCCGGTTCCCCGGTCCGACCCACCTTTCGACGACGAGTCCGCGCCCCAGGTGTGGGCGCCGTCCCGGCAGCCGGCTCTGGAGTGGCCGGGTAACGCGCAGCGGGCGCCCCTCGGGCCACCGCCGGAGGCCCCCGCCGTGGCCGGAGCCTCCGGTGACGCGCGGCTCGCGGCCCGGCGGTTCGTGCACCTCTGCGTCGAGGTCCTCAACGGGTTCCGGCCCGCCGCCCACCTGCGGCGGATGGCACTGCCCGCCGAGGCCGCCGACGTGGTGGCGAAAGGCCTGGCCGGGGCGCGCCGGGCCGCCGAACTGCGCCGGGCGGGCCGGCCGCGCACCCGGCCGCCACGCCGCCACGCCCCCGTCGCGGTGCTGCGGTTGCGGCTGTGCGAGCCGCGGCCCGGCGTCGTCGAGGCCGCGGTCACCCTGGCCACCGGCGAGCGGACCTGGGCGATGGCCTTCCGGTTGGAGCTGCACCAGCAGACCTGGGCCGCCACCGCGCTCCTGATCATCTGA
- a CDS encoding DUF6912 family protein yields the protein MLTALRAGGRLGDQTLIAHAVTPALREWYAEGDEEELEYVAFTRAAQGALPLLRQDPSAPRRRVVVSADVPAAGLTSEDTELGSSTVRLPQPVSLADLASIHVDGTEAVEAVAAAVEVVVEALAGDSDAQFTVDGAEDHELEWYAVSELDELA from the coding sequence ATGCTCACCGCCCTGCGGGCCGGTGGGCGGCTCGGCGATCAGACGCTGATCGCGCACGCGGTGACGCCCGCGCTCCGCGAGTGGTACGCGGAGGGCGACGAGGAGGAGCTGGAGTACGTCGCCTTCACCCGTGCCGCCCAGGGCGCCCTGCCTCTGCTGCGGCAGGATCCGTCAGCGCCGCGCCGCCGGGTGGTGGTCTCGGCCGACGTCCCGGCCGCCGGTCTGACCAGCGAGGACACCGAGCTGGGGTCGAGCACGGTCCGGCTGCCGCAGCCGGTGAGCCTGGCCGACCTGGCGAGCATCCACGTTGACGGGACCGAGGCGGTGGAGGCGGTGGCGGCCGCCGTCGAGGTGGTCGTCGAGGCGCTGGCCGGTGACTCGGACGCCCAGTTCACCGTCGACGGCGCCGAGGATCACGAGTTGGAGTGGTACGCCGTCTCCGAGCTGGACGAACTGGCCTGA
- a CDS encoding PadR family transcriptional regulator: MPDFQINPTAAALLGLLHEGAMTGGQLMAAAERRLGPYWSMTRSQVYRELPVLAEMGYVRLGKPGPRSSQPYAITASGKRAFSRWLAEAPGRDALRNPVALRVAFGQQHSGDQLQELYSTANQYHSEAMGMAKEQAKEAKKNGDQYGAAALEFAVAYHKAALTWLKAVPTE, from the coding sequence ATGCCCGACTTCCAAATCAATCCGACGGCGGCTGCCCTCCTCGGCCTCCTCCACGAGGGGGCGATGACCGGCGGTCAGCTGATGGCGGCTGCCGAACGCCGCCTCGGGCCCTACTGGTCGATGACGCGCAGCCAGGTCTACCGCGAATTGCCCGTACTGGCTGAAATGGGGTATGTCCGCCTCGGTAAGCCGGGTCCCCGATCCAGTCAGCCCTACGCCATCACCGCCTCCGGCAAGCGCGCCTTCAGCAGGTGGCTCGCCGAGGCCCCGGGCCGGGACGCGCTGCGCAACCCGGTCGCTCTGCGGGTCGCCTTCGGTCAGCAGCACTCCGGCGACCAGTTGCAGGAGCTCTACAGCACCGCGAACCAGTACCACTCCGAGGCCATGGGGATGGCGAAGGAGCAGGCCAAGGAGGCGAAGAAGAACGGCGACCAGTACGGCGCGGCCGCCCTGGAGTTCGCGGTCGCCTACCACAAGGCCGCGCTCACCTGGCTCAAAGCCGTCCCGACCGAATGA